Genomic DNA from Modestobacter versicolor:
AACCCGCTGCTGGGGTCCTCGACGACGACGTCCTTGAGCGCCTCGACCTGCGGGCTCGGCTTCTTCTGGGTGCGCGGGTGGACCAGGTCGTCGTACGGCGAACGAGGAGGCACGCCTCCATGCTCGGCCGGACCGGCTCGCATCCCGGGATGCGACACGCCCGGGGTGCACAGGCTCCTGGCGGGCGCGGCGTGTCGTACCGGTCCGTCCCGGCGGCGTGTCCGGCACCGATCCCCGGTCTGACCTGCGAGGACGGAGAAGTCGATCTCCGCGCCCCCGACGGCGTCCATCACCGAGAGTCAGATCGATCATGAACTGCCCGTTTCCGGATGTGCGCGACGGGCATGTCCTGAGGCGAGCGACCTCACATCCCCCGAGCAGAGGAGCGCAACCATGATCGGCACCGACACCCTCGACCGCGTGATCGGCGCAGACGTCATCGACGCCGACGGCAACAAGATCGGCACGGCGTCCGAGGTGTTCCTGGACGACCAGTCCGGCAACCCCGAGTGGGTCACCGTGAAGACCGGTCTGTTCGGCACCAAGGAGACGTTCGTCCCGATCCGGGACGCGGACCTCACCGGCGATGGCCTGCGCGTACCCGTGAGCAAGGACGCCGTGAAGGACGCCCCGAAGATCGACAGCGACGGGCACCTCTCCCCGCAGGAGGAGCAGGAGCTCTACCGCTACTACAACATGGGCGGCACGACCGGTCAGACCTCCGACTACACCCGCACCGGCGTCGCCGAGACGACGACGAACACGGGCATGGGCGCCGGGATGACCGACACCACCGGTGACACCCAGGCGACCACCAACGCCGGCTACACCGACACCGACGTGAACCGTCACGGCACCAAGGGCCACGACACCTCCGGCCCGACGACCGACGACGCGATGACGCTCTCCGAGGAGCGCCTCAACGTCGGCACCCAGCAGGTCGAGGCCGGCCGGGCGCGGCTGCGCAAGTACGTCGTGACCGAGAACGTGACCCAGACCGTGCCCGTGTCGCACGAGGAGGTTCGGGTCACCCGCGAGCCGATCACCGAGGCCAACATGGGCAACGCCATGGACGGGCCGGCGATCTCCGAGGAGGAGCACGAGGTGACGCTGCACGCCGAGCGCGCCGTCGTGGAGAAGGAGGCCGTGCCGGTCGAGCGCGTGCGCCTGGACACCGAGACCGTCACCGAGCAGCAGCAGGTGACCGACACGGTCCGCAAGGAGCGCGTCGAGACCGACGGCGACGGGATCACCGACACGCGTCGCTGATCTCCGGAGCCCCGGCTCTCGCAGTCCCCACAGCACCCGCCCCGGCCGTTCGGGGCGGGTGCTGTGCTGTCCGGGGCCGTCGGTGAGGATCAGGGCATGGCTGCAGCGGGGGTCGTCGTCGTCGGTGCCGGGATCGTCGGGGCCACGGCGGCCTGGCAGCTGGCCCGCCGGGGCGTCGACGTCGTCCTGGTGGAGTCCGAGGAGCCGGGGCGGGCGACCTCGGCCGGCGCGGGCATCGTGCAGCCGTGGCGCCCGGCGGCCACCGGCCCGTGGGCGCGGTACAGCGACCTGGCCGGGGCCACGTACCCGCAGCTCGCCGGCCAGCTGGCCGAGGACTCCGGCCGCGACCCCAGCTACGCGACCGTCGGCGGCCTGACCGTCAGCCGCGACGTCACCGCCCTGCGGGCGATGGCCGCGGAGCTGGAGGCCGCCCGCACCGCCCGCGGCTGGACCGGCCTGGGCCCGGTGGAGCTGCTCGAGCCCGGCCGGGCGGCCGAGCGCTTCCCGGTGCTGGACGAGGGGTTCGGCGCGGTGTGGAGCGCCGGCGCCGGGCGGGTCGACGGGCGGCTGTTCCGCGACGCGGCCGTCGCCGCCGTCGAGCGGGCCGGGGCAGTGCGGCTGACCGGCCGGGCGGAGCTGGTCGCCGACGCCGGGCGGGTGCGCGGCGTCCGGGTGGCCGGGGAGCAGCTGGACGCCGAGGCCGTGGTGCTCGCCGCCGGTGCCTGGACCACCGCGCTCTGCGCGCCGCTGGGGCTGGCGCTCGACCTCGCCCCGATGCGCGGCCAGATCGTGCACCTCCAGCTGCCCGACGACGGCACGGCGGACTGGCCGACGGTGATGACCCTCGCCGAGGAGCACGGGCACCACTACCTGCTCGCCTTCCCCGGCGGCCGGGTCGTCGTCGGGGCCACCCGCGAGCCCGACGCCGGCTTCGACCACCGGGTCACCGCCGCCGGTCAGCGGCAGGTGCTCGACGCCGCGCTCACCCTCGCCCCCGGGCTGGCCGCGGCGACCGTGCTGGAGACCCGGGTCGGCTTCCGGCCGGTGACGCCGGACGGGTTCCCGCTGCTGGGCGCCGTCCCGGGCTGGGACGGGCTGGTGCTGGCCACCGGCCTGGGCGCCAACGGGCTGACCTACGGGCCGCTGATGGGCGTGCTGGCCGCGGGCCTCGCCCTCGGCGAGCCGGCCCCCTTCGACCTGACCCCCTTCGCCCCCACCCGCTGAGCCTGCGAAGCGTGGGGGGAACGACGTCCGGCGGGTTCAGGCCTCCAGGGGGAGGGTGTCGCCGGGGCGGGGCATGACCGGGGCACCGGCCTCCTCCTCGAGCACGTCGGCCGCGGAGCCGACGATCAGCGGGTCGGGGCGGCCGACGGCGTCGCGGTCCTTGTCCTCGTAGTCGAAGCGGTGCAGCACGTGCCGCATCGCCTCGAGCCGGGCGCGCTTCTTGTCGTTGCTCTTGATCACCGTCCACGGGGCGTGCCTGGTGTCGGTGTGCAGGAACATCGCCTCCTTGGCCTCGGTGTAGGCGTCCCACTTGTCCAGCGAGGCCAGGTCGGTGGGGGAGAGCTTCCACTGCCGCACCGGGTCGATCTGCCGCACGATGAACCGGCTGCGCTGCTCGCCCTTGGTCACCGAGAACCAGAACTTGACCAGGTGGATGCCGCTGTCGACGAGCATCCGCTCGAACTCCGGCGCCTGGCGCATGAACAGCAGGTACTCGTCGGCGGTGCAGTAGCCCATCACCCGCTCCACGCCGGCGCGGTTGTACCAGGACCGGTCGAACATGACGATCTCGCCGGCGGCCGGCAGGTGCTGCACGTAGCGCTGGAAGTACCACTGGGTCCTCTCGCGCTCCGACGGCTTGTCCAGCGCGATCGTCCGCGAGCCGCGCGGGTTCAGGTGCTCGGTGAACCGCTTGATGGTGCCGCCCTTGCCGGCGGCGTCGCGGCCCTCGAACACCAGCACCAGCTTCTGCCCG
This window encodes:
- a CDS encoding DUF2382 domain-containing protein, with the translated sequence MIGTDTLDRVIGADVIDADGNKIGTASEVFLDDQSGNPEWVTVKTGLFGTKETFVPIRDADLTGDGLRVPVSKDAVKDAPKIDSDGHLSPQEEQELYRYYNMGGTTGQTSDYTRTGVAETTTNTGMGAGMTDTTGDTQATTNAGYTDTDVNRHGTKGHDTSGPTTDDAMTLSEERLNVGTQQVEAGRARLRKYVVTENVTQTVPVSHEEVRVTREPITEANMGNAMDGPAISEEEHEVTLHAERAVVEKEAVPVERVRLDTETVTEQQQVTDTVRKERVETDGDGITDTRR
- a CDS encoding NAD(P)/FAD-dependent oxidoreductase, which translates into the protein MAAAGVVVVGAGIVGATAAWQLARRGVDVVLVESEEPGRATSAGAGIVQPWRPAATGPWARYSDLAGATYPQLAGQLAEDSGRDPSYATVGGLTVSRDVTALRAMAAELEAARTARGWTGLGPVELLEPGRAAERFPVLDEGFGAVWSAGAGRVDGRLFRDAAVAAVERAGAVRLTGRAELVADAGRVRGVRVAGEQLDAEAVVLAAGAWTTALCAPLGLALDLAPMRGQIVHLQLPDDGTADWPTVMTLAEEHGHHYLLAFPGGRVVVGATREPDAGFDHRVTAAGQRQVLDAALTLAPGLAAATVLETRVGFRPVTPDGFPLLGAVPGWDGLVLATGLGANGLTYGPLMGVLAAGLALGEPAPFDLTPFAPTR
- the ppk2 gene encoding polyphosphate kinase 2, which gives rise to MSQHLRDRAPEGTPSPVLDLSQWRLNALPDTNSDEDWDDDRELFDPAGNRVDTWREGYPYSERMERREYEIEKRKLQIELLKLQGWVKGTGQKLVLVFEGRDAAGKGGTIKRFTEHLNPRGSRTIALDKPSERERTQWYFQRYVQHLPAAGEIVMFDRSWYNRAGVERVMGYCTADEYLLFMRQAPEFERMLVDSGIHLVKFWFSVTKGEQRSRFIVRQIDPVRQWKLSPTDLASLDKWDAYTEAKEAMFLHTDTRHAPWTVIKSNDKKRARLEAMRHVLHRFDYEDKDRDAVGRPDPLIVGSAADVLEEEAGAPVMPRPGDTLPLEA